In the Magnetospira sp. QH-2 genome, one interval contains:
- a CDS encoding DUF1015 domain-containing protein, with protein sequence MPEQPAMPKLPLMRPFTGLRPRPENAVDVAAPPYDVVSLKEAAQLAKGKPYSFLHISRPEIGLPEGTDPYAAVVYAAGAENLKKLVEQGILVRDETPAYYAYRLTMGDHQQTGIVGAASVAAYDVNRVRKHELTRPAKEDDRVRQIDAVNAQTGPVLLAHRPDDQLTAVLDQATAGPAAYEVTDGAGVVHALWVIDEAAITARITELFEAMPAIYIADGHHRSAAASRVAAARRRKLDQPHGDELHESFLAVSFPSDQMHILDYNRIVRDLNGMSAQEFLVRLADSFTVTVSASPFKPSKKGQFGMYLEGQWYGLTPTAPLPDDPKAGLDVSVLTDRLLDPILGIKDLRRDARIDFVGGIRGLEGLQERVDHTDWETWAVAFALYPTAMEELMAVAEADEVMPPKSTWFEPKLADGLVSNPLD encoded by the coding sequence GTGCCCGAGCAGCCCGCCATGCCCAAACTTCCGTTGATGCGACCGTTCACCGGCCTGCGCCCGCGCCCCGAGAACGCGGTGGACGTGGCAGCACCCCCCTATGACGTGGTCAGCCTCAAGGAGGCCGCCCAACTGGCCAAGGGCAAGCCCTATAGCTTTTTGCATATTTCACGCCCGGAAATCGGCCTGCCCGAGGGCACGGATCCCTATGCCGCGGTCGTCTATGCCGCCGGGGCGGAGAACCTGAAAAAACTGGTGGAGCAGGGCATCTTGGTCCGCGACGAGACTCCGGCCTACTATGCCTATCGGCTGACCATGGGCGATCACCAGCAAACCGGCATCGTTGGCGCCGCTTCGGTGGCGGCCTATGACGTGAATCGCGTCCGCAAGCACGAGCTGACCCGCCCGGCCAAGGAAGACGATCGGGTGCGTCAAATCGACGCGGTCAATGCCCAGACCGGCCCGGTGCTTTTGGCTCATCGGCCCGATGATCAATTGACCGCCGTGCTGGACCAAGCCACGGCCGGTCCCGCCGCCTATGAGGTGACCGACGGCGCGGGGGTGGTGCATGCTCTGTGGGTGATTGATGAGGCGGCGATCACCGCGCGGATCACCGAGTTGTTCGAGGCCATGCCCGCCATCTATATCGCCGATGGCCACCATCGGTCCGCCGCCGCGTCCCGCGTGGCCGCCGCCCGCCGCCGCAAGCTGGATCAGCCGCACGGGGACGAACTGCACGAATCCTTCCTGGCCGTGTCCTTCCCCAGCGATCAGATGCATATCCTCGACTACAATCGCATTGTCCGGGATCTTAATGGCATGAGCGCGCAGGAATTCCTGGTTCGATTGGCCGATTCTTTCACCGTTACCGTCAGCGCCTCGCCCTTCAAGCCATCGAAGAAAGGCCAGTTCGGGATGTACCTCGAAGGGCAATGGTATGGCCTGACCCCGACGGCTCCGCTTCCTGATGATCCCAAGGCCGGGCTGGACGTGAGTGTATTGACCGACCGGCTGCTCGATCCAATTCTCGGCATCAAGGATTTGCGGCGCGACGCGCGGATTGATTTTGTCGGCGGCATTCGTGGCCTTGAGGGATTACAAGAGCGGGTTGACCACACGGACTGGGAAACCTGGGCTGTTGCCTTCGCGCTCTATCCCACCGCGATGGAAGAATTGATGGCGGTGGCCGAGGCGGACGAGGTCATGCCGCCCAAATCCACTTGGTTTGAACCGAAGCTGGCCGATGGGCTGGTTTCCAATCCGTTGGACTGA
- a CDS encoding TrpB-like pyridoxal phosphate-dependent enzyme: protein MSDETVKYLLSEDRIPKAWYNVQADLPVPMAPVLHPGTGQPVGPDDLAPLFPMACIGQEVSTERDIEIPEPVRQVYRQWRPAPLYRARRLEEALDTPAHIYYKYEGVSPSGSHKPNTAVAQAFYNANEGVKKLTTETGAGQWGSSLAYAGSIFGLEVDVYMVKVSYHQKPYRRALMEAYGARCVPSPSTETASGRAILEQDPDSNGSLGIAISEAVELAAQRDDTKYSLGSVLNHVLLHQTVIGIEAIEQMEMAGEQPDVVIGCAGGGSNFGGLAFPFVGKKIREGMDVRIVAVEPAACPTLTRGTFAYDFGDTAHLTPLVKMHTLGSSFMPPGFHAGGLRYHGMSPIVSHLLDQGLIEAVSHHQTGCFEAGATFARAEGIIPAPESTHAVKEAVDEALRCKAEGVQRNILFNLSGHGHFDMAAYTEFFGGNLEDRDYDAKALETALQGLPPVAAE, encoded by the coding sequence ATGAGCGACGAAACCGTCAAGTATCTGCTATCCGAGGATCGTATTCCGAAGGCTTGGTACAATGTGCAGGCCGATCTACCGGTCCCCATGGCGCCGGTGCTGCATCCGGGGACCGGGCAGCCGGTGGGTCCGGACGATCTGGCGCCGCTGTTTCCCATGGCCTGTATCGGTCAGGAAGTCTCCACAGAGCGGGATATCGAAATCCCCGAGCCGGTCCGGCAGGTCTATCGCCAATGGCGCCCGGCGCCCTTGTATCGGGCCCGTCGTTTGGAGGAGGCCCTCGATACTCCGGCACATATCTATTACAAATACGAAGGCGTTAGCCCGTCCGGCTCGCACAAGCCCAATACGGCGGTGGCCCAGGCGTTCTATAACGCCAACGAAGGGGTCAAGAAGCTGACCACCGAGACCGGCGCCGGACAATGGGGCTCGTCCCTAGCCTATGCGGGCAGCATTTTCGGGCTCGAAGTGGATGTCTATATGGTGAAGGTGTCCTATCACCAAAAGCCCTATCGGCGCGCGCTGATGGAAGCTTATGGCGCCCGTTGCGTCCCGAGCCCGTCGACGGAGACCGCGTCGGGGCGCGCGATCCTGGAACAGGATCCGGACTCCAATGGTTCCCTGGGTATTGCCATTTCAGAAGCCGTGGAACTGGCCGCCCAGCGGGACGATACCAAGTACTCCTTGGGGTCGGTCCTCAACCACGTGCTATTGCACCAGACGGTGATCGGCATTGAGGCCATCGAGCAGATGGAAATGGCCGGGGAGCAGCCGGACGTGGTCATCGGTTGTGCGGGGGGCGGCTCCAACTTCGGCGGCCTGGCCTTCCCGTTTGTCGGCAAGAAGATCCGCGAAGGCATGGACGTGCGCATCGTTGCCGTCGAACCGGCGGCCTGTCCGACCCTGACCCGGGGCACCTTCGCCTATGATTTCGGCGATACGGCCCATCTGACCCCGCTGGTCAAGATGCATACCCTGGGTTCGTCCTTCATGCCGCCGGGCTTCCATGCCGGGGGCCTGCGCTATCACGGCATGTCGCCGATCGTCAGCCACCTGCTGGACCAAGGCCTGATCGAGGCGGTCTCGCATCATCAGACCGGCTGTTTCGAGGCGGGAGCCACCTTTGCCCGGGCCGAGGGCATCATTCCGGCTCCTGAATCCACCCATGCGGTGAAGGAAGCGGTGGACGAAGCCCTGCGCTGCAAGGCCGAAGGGGTGCAGCGCAACATCCTGTTCAATCTGTCCGGCCATGGTCATTTCGACATGGCCGCTTATACGGAGTTCTTCGGCGGCAACCTGGAAGACCGGGACTACGACGCCAAGGCCTTGGAAACAGCACTGCAAGGCCTGCCGCCCGTGGCCGCCGAATAG
- a CDS encoding DUF2065 domain-containing protein, which produces MELLFAALGLAIAIEGMLYALFPDGMRNMMAQIMEMPSRTLRAAGLAAAVVGVVIAWMARLG; this is translated from the coding sequence ATGGAGCTTCTCTTCGCGGCGCTGGGTTTGGCCATCGCCATCGAAGGGATGCTCTATGCCCTGTTTCCCGACGGCATGCGCAACATGATGGCGCAGATCATGGAGATGCCGTCGAGGACCCTGCGTGCCGCCGGGCTGGCAGCGGCGGTGGTTGGCGTGGTGATTGCCTGGATGGCCCGTCTGGGTTAA
- a CDS encoding DegQ family serine endoprotease, with translation MSQRKIARVLTSARDSLPEDRMVRWMIAGLLATAMLVAAAAAQARGAPDSFADLAEKLLPSVVNISTTQVVQGQPGIEMPQFPPGSPFEDFFKHFFDQQGEGNGMGREPRKRRATSLGSGFFINEGYVVTNNHVIEGADKIFVILQDDTRLEADLVGRDPKTDVAVLKLVDEKKVDIAPLELGDSNKVRVGDWILAIGNPFGLGGTVTAGIVSAQGRDINAGPYDEFIQTDASINKGNSGGPMFNLNGEVIGINTAIYSPSGGSVGIGFAQPMAVVKPVINQLIKYGRTKRGWLGVRIQHVTEEIAESLGLKETKGALVAGVMEDGPAAPAGIKSGDVIITFNGREVTEMRRLPRIVAETEIDAEVPVQVWRNGEVVDLKVVIGELEESEVAEATPAKSKANGTSGAVGIDSLGLTVARASDSVRNRFSLGEGEIKGVVVTDVDQEGPAAEKGVQEGDIIVEVNQYEIGAPKDVIQRIEEARKGKRRSVLLFVERQGDLRIVGVRLREG, from the coding sequence ATGAGCCAACGGAAGATTGCCCGGGTATTGACTTCGGCCCGGGACTCCCTCCCGGAGGACCGCATGGTCCGTTGGATGATTGCCGGATTGCTGGCCACGGCCATGCTGGTGGCCGCCGCCGCCGCTCAGGCCCGGGGCGCTCCCGACAGTTTTGCCGATTTGGCCGAGAAGCTTTTGCCGTCGGTGGTCAATATTTCCACGACCCAGGTGGTGCAAGGGCAGCCGGGCATCGAGATGCCGCAGTTTCCTCCGGGCTCTCCGTTCGAAGACTTCTTTAAGCATTTTTTTGACCAGCAGGGCGAAGGCAACGGCATGGGCCGCGAGCCGAGAAAGCGCCGCGCCACCTCGCTGGGTTCGGGTTTTTTCATCAATGAAGGCTATGTGGTCACCAATAATCATGTGATTGAGGGTGCCGACAAGATTTTCGTGATTTTGCAGGACGATACCCGCCTGGAAGCGGATCTGGTCGGCCGCGATCCCAAGACCGACGTGGCGGTGCTCAAGCTGGTCGACGAAAAGAAAGTCGATATCGCCCCCCTTGAATTGGGCGATTCCAACAAAGTTCGGGTCGGTGACTGGATCCTGGCCATCGGCAATCCCTTCGGGCTCGGCGGCACCGTGACCGCGGGCATCGTCTCCGCTCAGGGCCGCGACATCAACGCCGGTCCCTATGACGAATTCATCCAGACCGATGCCTCCATCAACAAGGGCAACTCCGGCGGTCCCATGTTCAACCTCAATGGCGAAGTGATCGGGATCAATACCGCTATCTATTCCCCATCGGGTGGCAGCGTGGGCATCGGCTTCGCCCAGCCCATGGCGGTGGTCAAGCCGGTGATCAACCAATTGATCAAATATGGCCGCACCAAGCGCGGCTGGCTCGGGGTGCGCATTCAGCATGTGACCGAGGAAATTGCCGAGAGCCTGGGTCTCAAGGAGACCAAGGGTGCTTTGGTGGCGGGCGTCATGGAAGATGGCCCGGCGGCCCCGGCTGGGATCAAGTCCGGTGACGTGATCATCACCTTCAATGGCCGGGAGGTGACCGAGATGCGCCGCCTGCCGCGCATTGTCGCCGAGACCGAGATCGACGCCGAGGTGCCGGTGCAGGTATGGCGCAATGGCGAGGTGGTTGATCTCAAAGTCGTTATCGGTGAACTGGAAGAATCAGAGGTGGCGGAAGCCACACCAGCCAAGTCGAAAGCGAACGGCACGTCCGGCGCGGTGGGTATCGACTCCCTCGGACTGACCGTTGCGAGGGCTTCGGACTCGGTGCGCAACCGCTTCAGCCTGGGCGAAGGCGAGATCAAGGGCGTGGTGGTCACCGATGTGGACCAAGAAGGCCCGGCGGCCGAGAAGGGCGTCCAGGAAGGCGATATCATCGTCGAGGTCAATCAGTACGAAATTGGGGCGCCCAAGGATGTGATCCAGCGGATCGAGGAAGCCCGCAAGGGCAAGCGCCGCTCGGTGCTGTTGTTCGTCGAACGGCAGGGCGACCTGCGTATCGTTGGGGTGCGGCTGCGCGAAGGCTGA
- the hflC gene encoding protease modulator HflC, translating into MKTRLIAFAIVIAAIAVVASSALFTVHQTQQALVLQFGNPIDVKNEPGLHFKLPFVQNVEYFERRILDLDPPPQEAPLADQKRVNVDSFVRYKIVDPLEFRKKAGTDSNFRGIFGAQLNSAVRAEVGQVFLADMLSEKRQEVMERITATLKSKAPEFGVEVVDVRIGRTDLPEATSAAVYNRMRSDRKAYAAEIRAEGERQKLNIEADADRQRTIIIAEAKQQSEILRGQGDAERTTILSNAYGRDLEFFDLYRTLGAYEEGLGEGTTMVLSPDSEFFRYFQSSTGR; encoded by the coding sequence ATGAAAACCCGTTTGATCGCATTTGCCATCGTCATCGCTGCAATCGCCGTGGTGGCCTCCAGCGCCTTGTTCACCGTCCACCAGACCCAACAGGCCCTGGTGCTGCAATTCGGTAATCCCATCGACGTGAAAAATGAGCCGGGCCTGCATTTCAAGCTGCCTTTCGTGCAGAATGTGGAATACTTTGAGCGCCGGATCCTGGACCTGGATCCGCCGCCACAGGAAGCACCGCTGGCGGACCAGAAGCGCGTCAATGTGGATTCTTTCGTGCGCTACAAAATCGTCGATCCGCTTGAGTTTCGCAAAAAGGCCGGGACCGATTCCAATTTCCGCGGCATTTTCGGGGCCCAGTTGAATTCCGCCGTGCGTGCCGAGGTGGGTCAGGTGTTCCTGGCCGATATGCTGTCCGAAAAGCGCCAAGAAGTCATGGAGCGGATTACCGCCACCCTCAAATCCAAGGCGCCGGAATTTGGTGTCGAGGTGGTGGATGTGCGCATTGGGCGCACCGACCTGCCGGAAGCCACGTCGGCCGCCGTGTATAACCGCATGCGCTCCGATCGTAAGGCTTATGCCGCGGAGATCCGCGCCGAGGGTGAACGGCAGAAGCTCAACATCGAGGCCGATGCGGATCGCCAGCGCACCATCATCATCGCCGAAGCCAAGCAGCAGTCCGAGATTCTGCGCGGTCAAGGCGATGCGGAACGCACCACCATTCTTAGCAACGCCTATGGTCGGGATCTGGAGTTCTTCGATCTCTACCGGACCCTGGGGGCCTACGAAGAGGGGCTGGGCGAAGGCACCACCATGGTCCTGAGCCCGGATTCCGAGTTCTTCCGGTACTTCCAGTCGAGCACGGGGCGATAA